A region of Kribbella sp. NBC_01245 DNA encodes the following proteins:
- a CDS encoding glycoside hydrolase family 172 protein: protein MISGMSALSDVQTRSISAENPTGEPGQGGRRTEGTGANAARDLGLGWKVSPSIEIGPGETATLADIAGPGCVTHIWLTTHRDNWRRLIFRARWDGDERPAIETPIGDFFCSGWGEFAQVNSVPVSVNPNGGFNSYWEMPFQDRATFTVENTHDEPVIVYFQIDYWLGAVPEGSAYLHAQWRRSNPLPSQEVHTLLDGVEGPGHYVGTYMAWGVNSSGWWGEGEVKFYLDEDLDAAEPFPTICGTGTEDYFGGAWNFDLGEDQGGYATFSTPYLGLPQILRPDGLYRSQQRFGMYRFHLPDPIRFRSKLRVDVQALGWRSGGRYLPLQDDIASTAFFYSAVTSTSRPDTPTADSMEIL from the coding sequence ATGATCAGTGGAATGAGTGCGCTGTCCGACGTGCAGACCCGGTCGATCAGCGCGGAGAACCCGACCGGTGAGCCCGGCCAAGGCGGTCGTCGTACCGAGGGGACTGGTGCGAACGCGGCCCGCGACCTGGGGCTCGGCTGGAAGGTGTCGCCGTCGATCGAGATCGGGCCGGGCGAGACCGCGACGCTCGCCGACATCGCTGGCCCGGGGTGTGTCACGCACATTTGGCTGACCACCCATCGGGACAACTGGCGCCGGCTGATCTTCCGCGCCCGCTGGGATGGCGATGAGCGGCCCGCTATCGAGACTCCGATCGGCGACTTCTTCTGCTCGGGCTGGGGTGAGTTCGCTCAGGTCAACTCCGTGCCGGTCTCGGTGAACCCGAATGGCGGCTTCAACAGCTACTGGGAGATGCCGTTCCAGGATCGCGCGACGTTCACGGTCGAGAACACGCATGACGAGCCGGTCATCGTGTACTTCCAGATCGACTACTGGCTTGGGGCGGTCCCCGAGGGCTCCGCGTACTTGCACGCCCAGTGGCGCCGGAGCAACCCGCTGCCGTCTCAGGAGGTTCACACGCTCCTGGACGGTGTCGAGGGCCCGGGCCACTACGTCGGCACGTATATGGCGTGGGGCGTCAACAGCTCCGGCTGGTGGGGTGAGGGTGAGGTGAAGTTCTACCTGGATGAGGACCTAGACGCGGCTGAACCGTTCCCGACGATCTGTGGCACGGGTACGGAGGACTACTTCGGCGGAGCCTGGAACTTCGACCTGGGTGAAGACCAAGGCGGCTACGCCACGTTCAGTACGCCGTACTTGGGGCTGCCGCAGATCCTGCGTCCGGACGGGTTGTACCGGAGTCAGCAACGGTTCGGTATGTACCGGTTCCACCTGCCCGACCCGATCCGCTTCCGCTCCAAGCTGCGGGTGGACGTACAGGCGCTGGGGTGGCGTTCGGGCGGCCGGTACCTCCCGCTGCAGGACGACATCGCCTCAACGGCCTTCTTCTACTCAGCGGTCACCAGCACTTCCCGACCGGACACCCCGACGGCTGACTCCATGGAGATCCTGTAG
- a CDS encoding amidohydrolase family protein — translation MSKNWSISRRRALQLSGAIAASSTVTLPATASAETQNAATLTEGTNFMVAVSPDGRYLALDLVTSIWILPAAGGEAQRLTDDLQDATRPRWSPDGRSLIFQSYRDGNFHLWTIGADGNGLRQLTTGRYDHREPHYTPDGKSIVFSSDRSGNGTYGIHRLDVATGTISALTDTLTEEAEPTVSRDGAKVAFTVDVAAIDELDLATGQRRTVVAASTGTTLYGPSYDDKQVLAYVRLTGPKADLVIGGQAVTSGKDVFAVPPSWSPTGGFHYTADGLIHRQDASVITFAATVPVTSRRPRPKSPDIESTRRRPALGIASPTASPDGKTIAFRALNALWIADLDGRAQPRKVVADGYFNSDPDFSPDGRSLLYASDKDGTADLWSYDLASGNKRKLTTLPGAQTAPRYSPDGKQVAYQDQDGIAWVLDLATGQPKQVTPTLFQPGRVSWAPDGKTLVLAAVKAFSKRFREGTSQLLYVDVVTGAFEYVEPMPFRSLATRGDDGPVFAPDGKHLAFVVESLLYVVPVDARGRFTGEPRAVTSEATDSPVWLDARTLLYLHNGRLRRTTIAGTRATTIRLDLTWQRATINEHVTIHAGALWDGRSKALENDVDIVLDGGRIAAVRPHRGKPDIDASAMTVMPGLIDAHNHWHLRGRAWGARQGLLWLAYGITTTRSPGDPVYQMQETREALANGSLIGPRYFATGEAIDGSRVFYNFMRPTLSLAQLGRELDRVEGLAYDLVKTYVRLPIEYQRRTIAAVHQLGLQLSSHYLYPAEHLGMDGMEHTGATNRLGYSHTVSRLGRAYADVITLFTRSGMSVTPTLFNSTMAHVDDPSLLTDRRTTRLFPSWEYAALQTEVETAKGPAGATTRALLAGNVDMVLRIHRGGGLVIAGTDAPLDNVAISLHANLRSMVAGGFTPYEALTTATHNPAKWLQLEDKLGVVKPGAQADLAFVRGNPLADIRAAADVQQVMVGGRLHTVDSLLAPYPASVAPAGVSRAHAHADDPEFWWHEPEWLHRVCCEG, via the coding sequence GTGTCCAAGAACTGGAGCATTTCCCGTCGCCGCGCCCTGCAGCTGAGTGGCGCGATCGCGGCGAGCAGCACGGTCACGCTGCCGGCAACCGCATCCGCCGAAACCCAGAACGCCGCCACCTTGACCGAAGGCACCAACTTCATGGTGGCCGTCTCCCCCGACGGCCGGTATCTCGCACTCGACCTGGTCACGTCGATCTGGATCCTCCCAGCCGCGGGTGGTGAGGCCCAGCGGTTGACCGACGACCTCCAGGACGCCACCCGGCCGCGGTGGTCGCCGGACGGGCGTTCGCTGATCTTCCAGTCGTACCGTGACGGCAACTTCCACCTCTGGACGATCGGGGCCGACGGCAACGGTCTTCGCCAGCTCACCACCGGCCGGTACGACCACCGCGAACCGCACTACACCCCCGACGGCAAGTCGATCGTCTTCTCGTCCGACCGCAGTGGCAACGGCACGTACGGCATCCACCGGCTGGACGTTGCCACCGGCACCATTTCCGCCTTGACCGACACCTTGACCGAGGAGGCCGAGCCGACCGTCTCCCGCGATGGCGCGAAGGTCGCATTCACGGTCGACGTCGCCGCGATCGACGAGCTCGACCTCGCGACCGGTCAACGTCGTACGGTAGTTGCCGCGAGCACCGGAACCACCCTCTACGGTCCGTCGTACGACGACAAGCAGGTGCTCGCGTACGTACGGCTCACGGGCCCGAAGGCGGATCTGGTCATCGGTGGGCAGGCGGTGACGAGCGGCAAGGACGTCTTCGCCGTACCGCCGTCGTGGAGTCCGACGGGCGGGTTCCACTACACGGCGGACGGGTTGATCCATCGACAGGACGCGAGCGTGATCACCTTTGCCGCAACGGTTCCCGTCACCTCGCGACGACCCCGGCCGAAGTCGCCGGACATCGAGTCGACCCGGCGCCGGCCCGCCCTCGGTATCGCTTCGCCAACGGCCTCGCCGGATGGCAAGACGATCGCCTTCCGCGCGCTCAACGCCCTCTGGATCGCCGACCTCGACGGCCGCGCCCAACCGCGCAAGGTAGTTGCCGACGGCTACTTCAACTCGGACCCGGACTTCTCACCCGACGGCCGATCGTTGCTCTACGCAAGCGATAAAGACGGCACCGCGGACCTCTGGTCGTACGACCTTGCCTCGGGCAACAAACGCAAGCTCACCACATTGCCCGGCGCACAAACGGCTCCGCGCTACTCCCCCGACGGCAAGCAGGTCGCCTACCAAGACCAAGACGGCATCGCCTGGGTTCTCGACCTGGCAACCGGTCAGCCGAAGCAAGTCACCCCTACGCTCTTCCAACCGGGTCGCGTGAGCTGGGCGCCCGACGGCAAAACGCTCGTCCTCGCGGCGGTGAAGGCCTTCAGCAAGCGATTCCGCGAAGGCACCAGCCAACTCCTGTACGTCGACGTGGTCACGGGCGCTTTCGAGTACGTCGAGCCGATGCCGTTCCGATCGCTGGCCACGCGTGGTGACGACGGCCCGGTCTTCGCGCCGGACGGCAAGCACCTCGCGTTCGTGGTCGAGAGCCTGCTGTACGTCGTACCGGTGGATGCGCGCGGTCGGTTCACTGGCGAGCCGCGCGCGGTGACGTCGGAGGCGACGGACTCGCCGGTCTGGCTCGACGCCCGGACGCTGCTCTACTTGCACAACGGGAGACTCCGCCGGACCACAATCGCCGGCACCCGCGCGACGACGATAAGGCTGGACTTGACCTGGCAGCGCGCGACGATCAACGAACACGTGACGATCCACGCGGGCGCCTTATGGGACGGACGCTCGAAGGCACTAGAAAACGACGTCGACATTGTCCTGGACGGAGGGCGCATCGCCGCAGTCCGCCCACACCGCGGCAAGCCCGATATCGACGCGTCCGCAATGACCGTGATGCCCGGGCTGATCGACGCGCACAATCACTGGCATTTGCGCGGTCGGGCCTGGGGTGCGCGCCAAGGCCTGCTCTGGTTGGCGTACGGCATCACGACCACGCGTTCTCCCGGCGATCCCGTCTACCAGATGCAGGAAACGCGGGAGGCGCTCGCGAACGGTTCGCTGATCGGCCCGCGGTACTTCGCCACCGGCGAGGCGATCGACGGGTCGCGCGTGTTCTACAACTTCATGCGTCCGACGTTGTCCCTGGCGCAACTCGGGCGCGAGCTCGATCGGGTCGAGGGGCTCGCGTACGACCTGGTGAAGACGTACGTCCGGCTCCCGATCGAGTACCAGCGGCGGACGATCGCCGCGGTCCACCAACTCGGCCTGCAGTTGTCATCGCACTACCTCTACCCGGCCGAACACCTCGGCATGGACGGGATGGAGCACACAGGCGCCACGAACCGCCTCGGCTACTCGCACACCGTCAGCCGCCTCGGCCGGGCGTACGCGGACGTCATCACGCTGTTCACCCGGTCGGGGATGTCGGTCACGCCGACGCTGTTCAACTCGACCATGGCGCACGTGGACGACCCGTCGCTGCTGACCGATCGCCGGACGACGCGGCTCTTCCCGTCCTGGGAGTACGCCGCGTTGCAGACCGAGGTCGAGACGGCGAAAGGCCCGGCGGGCGCGACCACGCGAGCGCTGTTGGCGGGCAACGTCGACATGGTGTTGCGCATCCATCGCGGTGGCGGCCTGGTCATCGCCGGCACGGACGCGCCGCTGGACAACGTCGCGATCTCCTTGCACGCCAATCTCCGGTCGATGGTCGCGGGCGGTTTCACGCCGTACGAGGCACTGACCACGGCCACGCACAACCCAGCCAAATGGCTGCAACTGGAGGACAAACTCGGCGTGGTGAAGCCTGGGGCGCAGGCGGATCTGGCGTTCGTGCGCGGCAATCCGCTGGCCGATATTCGCGCGGCGGCCGACGTACAGCAGGTGATGGTCGGCGGGCGGCTGCACACAGTCGACTCGCTGCTCGCGCCATACCCGGCATCAGTCGCGCCGGCGGGCGTCAGCCGCGCACACGCGCATGCGGACGACCCGGAATTCTGGTGGCACGAGCCGGAGTGGCTGCATCGTGTCTGCTGCGAGGGCTGA
- a CDS encoding glycoside hydrolase family 97 catalytic domain-containing protein encodes MVPRSILRGLAVAALLPALALPPATASPVAVDTQPTATWRLQAASGPSAKVELSEGGRLSLAVEVNGATPVRAVDLGLVTATADLSGGLTARGQTTREVRETYLMTTGKQRQRTVLAQETRLRFANPAGAEFTLIVRTSDDGVAYRYELPAATTVERESGGYEFAGDATSWLQPYNPQHENEHAQATAATAPTGQFGHPALFLAGGNYVLLAESGLDGRYAGARLRHTQGTPRYDVLLADERPVTGVSRTAWRTMIVGDLATVTASTMVDDLADPAKFTDTSWIKPGVSSWSWLAENSSPRDFERQKDYVDAAAKNNFKYVLVDEGWSESWIPALTRYARARGVEVLVWFHWTNLESQAQRDNWLPRLTNWGVKGVKVDFMESDSQARYQWYDAILADTAKHQLMINFHGSTVPHGLARTWPHLMTMEGVRGEENGLNASRNTILPFTRNVIGSMDYTPTRFATLSNPKPQTSNAHELALPIVYESGWTHVVSTPEELASQPEGARMLAQLPTTWDEMRLLAGQPGQEAIVARRNGQRWFIGGIRSGGATSVDVPLSMLGTGRWLVETITDDGPTLRRTSQTWTAADKLTIPVVDRGGFAIQACPATTGRTTCDVPYLPAPSTTVLVDADKTEIAPNETVRVQGIFVARTGGVVSDLELAPVIPRGWSLVAGRPVRKTRLTEGQSVSGSWTLKLLPGGVRGDLELVVAGNYTAPDGRRVYSSDATPIFAEPLPPTGSTYVSDLPWTDESNGYGRAQQRDHSHGGDKPPGTLTIGGKTYAKGVGAHAPSSLTTWLGANCTRFVAEVGVDDGTQSTEGSVGFIVVGDGRELARTPVIRAREAATVLDLDVTGVKRLTLATNDGGNGKNSDHADWGIASLACKS; translated from the coding sequence ATGGTGCCTCGATCAATCCTGCGCGGCCTCGCCGTCGCCGCCCTGCTACCCGCATTGGCCCTACCACCCGCCACAGCCTCCCCCGTCGCGGTCGACACCCAGCCGACCGCGACGTGGAGGCTGCAGGCGGCGAGCGGGCCGTCGGCCAAGGTCGAACTCAGCGAAGGCGGCCGCCTCAGCCTCGCGGTCGAGGTCAACGGAGCAACGCCCGTGCGAGCCGTCGACCTCGGCCTCGTCACGGCCACCGCCGACCTGTCGGGCGGGTTAACCGCACGTGGGCAGACGACGCGCGAGGTCCGCGAGACCTATCTCATGACGACCGGCAAGCAGCGCCAGCGGACCGTGCTCGCGCAGGAGACCCGACTGCGGTTCGCCAACCCCGCAGGCGCCGAGTTCACCCTCATCGTCCGTACGTCGGATGACGGCGTGGCCTACCGGTACGAACTACCCGCGGCAACGACCGTCGAGCGCGAGTCCGGCGGGTACGAGTTCGCCGGCGACGCGACCAGCTGGCTCCAGCCGTACAACCCGCAACACGAGAACGAGCACGCCCAAGCGACGGCCGCAACCGCACCGACCGGGCAATTCGGCCATCCCGCGTTGTTCCTTGCCGGCGGCAACTACGTGCTGCTGGCCGAATCCGGCCTCGACGGACGGTACGCCGGCGCCCGGTTGCGCCATACGCAAGGCACACCCCGGTACGACGTACTGCTGGCGGACGAACGACCGGTCACCGGCGTCTCCCGGACGGCCTGGCGGACGATGATCGTGGGCGACCTGGCGACGGTCACGGCATCGACGATGGTGGACGACCTCGCGGACCCGGCCAAGTTCACGGACACCTCGTGGATCAAACCCGGCGTCTCGTCCTGGTCCTGGCTCGCGGAGAACTCGAGCCCACGCGATTTCGAACGGCAGAAGGATTACGTCGATGCCGCCGCCAAGAACAACTTCAAGTACGTGCTGGTGGATGAGGGCTGGAGTGAGTCCTGGATCCCGGCGCTGACGCGGTACGCCCGCGCCCGTGGGGTCGAGGTGCTGGTGTGGTTCCACTGGACGAACCTGGAGAGCCAGGCGCAACGCGACAACTGGTTGCCGCGGCTGACCAATTGGGGCGTGAAGGGCGTCAAGGTCGACTTCATGGAGTCGGACAGCCAGGCCCGGTACCAGTGGTACGACGCGATTCTCGCCGACACCGCGAAGCACCAGCTGATGATCAACTTCCACGGTTCGACCGTGCCGCACGGTCTGGCCCGGACCTGGCCGCACCTGATGACGATGGAAGGCGTGCGCGGTGAGGAGAACGGGCTGAACGCGAGCCGCAATACGATCCTCCCGTTCACCCGCAATGTGATCGGCTCGATGGACTACACGCCGACCCGCTTCGCGACGCTGAGCAATCCGAAACCGCAGACCAGCAACGCGCACGAACTCGCCCTGCCGATCGTGTACGAGTCGGGCTGGACGCATGTGGTGAGTACGCCGGAGGAGCTGGCCTCGCAACCCGAAGGCGCCCGGATGCTCGCGCAGTTGCCGACGACGTGGGACGAGATGCGCCTGCTCGCGGGGCAACCCGGCCAAGAGGCGATCGTTGCCCGGCGCAACGGTCAACGCTGGTTCATCGGCGGCATCCGCTCGGGCGGCGCGACCTCGGTCGACGTACCACTCAGCATGCTCGGCACCGGCCGCTGGCTAGTCGAGACGATCACCGACGACGGGCCAACACTAAGGCGTACATCGCAAACATGGACAGCGGCGGACAAGCTGACCATCCCGGTGGTCGACCGCGGCGGCTTCGCGATCCAGGCCTGCCCGGCGACGACAGGTCGGACCACTTGCGACGTGCCTTATCTACCGGCGCCTTCGACGACTGTGCTGGTGGATGCGGACAAGACCGAGATCGCACCCAACGAGACCGTTCGCGTGCAGGGGATCTTCGTCGCCCGCACTGGCGGGGTGGTGTCCGATCTGGAGTTGGCGCCCGTAATACCGCGCGGCTGGTCTTTGGTGGCGGGGCGGCCGGTACGGAAGACCCGGTTGACCGAAGGGCAGAGCGTCAGCGGGAGCTGGACGTTGAAGCTGCTGCCGGGCGGCGTACGCGGCGATCTCGAACTGGTTGTCGCGGGCAACTACACGGCACCGGACGGACGTCGGGTGTACTCGTCGGACGCGACGCCGATCTTCGCGGAACCACTGCCGCCGACCGGGTCGACGTACGTGAGTGATCTGCCGTGGACGGACGAGAGCAACGGGTACGGCCGGGCGCAGCAGCGCGATCACAGCCACGGCGGGGATAAGCCGCCGGGTACGTTGACGATCGGCGGCAAGACCTACGCGAAGGGCGTCGGCGCGCACGCACCGAGCTCGCTCACCACTTGGCTCGGCGCGAACTGCACCCGCTTCGTGGCAGAGGTCGGGGTAGACGACGGGACGCAGTCGACCGAAGGCTCGGTCGGGTTCATCGTTGTCGGCGACGGCCGCGAACTGGCCCGTACGCCGGTCATCCGCGCCCGCGAGGCCGCGACCGTTCTGGACCTGGACGTGACCGGGGTCAAGCGCCTGACGCTCGCCACCAACGACGGCGGCAACGGCAAGAACAGCGATCACGCCGACTGGGGCATCGCCTCACTCGCCTGCAAAAGCTAA
- a CDS encoding ribose-phosphate diphosphokinase: MREIVVFSGSAHHSLADQICADLGVELSPVEIHRFSNDCLQAQLQANCRQRDVYIVQPLVPPTQEHLMELLLMIDAARGASAAQITAVMPHYAYARSDKKDSSRISIGGRLVADLLSTAGANRVLTMALHAPQVHGFFSVPVDHLTAIGELAEHFRGKDLTDTVVVSPDLGNAKTATQFARLLGLPVAAGSKQRLADDTVVIDAIVGNVAGKRAIVLDDEIATGGSIVELLDRLQQFGCTGAAVACTHGLFTGKAVERLRNHPFITEMVTTDTVPRPSDWPELQVRSVAGLFAEAISRIHAGESVSSLFDGVDPSHAPPQPKLPF, encoded by the coding sequence GTGCGCGAGATCGTGGTCTTCAGCGGTAGTGCTCATCATTCGTTGGCGGACCAGATCTGCGCCGATCTCGGCGTCGAGCTGTCCCCGGTGGAGATCCATCGGTTCAGCAACGACTGCCTGCAGGCGCAACTCCAGGCGAACTGCCGCCAGCGCGACGTCTACATCGTGCAGCCGCTCGTGCCGCCGACGCAGGAGCACCTGATGGAGCTGCTGCTGATGATCGACGCGGCCCGAGGTGCCTCCGCGGCCCAGATCACGGCCGTGATGCCGCACTACGCGTATGCGCGGTCCGACAAGAAGGACTCGTCCCGGATCTCGATCGGCGGCCGGCTGGTCGCGGATCTGCTCTCGACCGCGGGCGCTAACCGGGTGCTCACGATGGCCTTGCACGCGCCGCAGGTGCACGGGTTCTTCTCAGTCCCGGTCGACCATCTGACCGCGATCGGCGAGCTCGCCGAGCACTTCCGCGGCAAGGACCTCACCGACACCGTGGTGGTCAGCCCGGACCTCGGCAACGCGAAGACCGCGACCCAGTTCGCGCGGTTGCTCGGGCTGCCGGTCGCGGCTGGTAGTAAGCAGCGGCTGGCCGACGACACCGTGGTGATCGACGCGATCGTCGGCAATGTGGCCGGCAAACGCGCGATCGTGCTGGACGACGAGATCGCGACGGGTGGTTCGATCGTCGAGCTGCTTGACCGGCTGCAGCAGTTCGGCTGTACGGGCGCGGCCGTCGCCTGTACGCACGGCCTCTTCACCGGCAAGGCTGTCGAACGGCTCCGGAACCACCCCTTCATCACCGAGATGGTGACGACGGATACGGTCCCGAGGCCGTCCGACTGGCCCGAGCTGCAGGTGCGTTCAGTGGCCGGGTTGTTCGCCGAGGCGATCTCCCGCATTCACGCCGGCGAGTCGGTCAGCTCCCTCTTCGACGGCGTCGACCCGTCCCACGCGCCGCCGCAGCCGAAGCTGCCGTTCTAG
- a CDS encoding threonine aldolase family protein produces the protein MTKLIDLRSDTVTKPSPGMLEAMGRAEVGDDVYGEDPTVIELETEVAGLLGHEAGLFTVTGSLANILGVRALAPIGSEVICEARAHIARAELGAHAAVSGITTRTWSDPAGLINLEQIRALIAPDLGPYFVTTAAVSVENTHNFGGGTIQPKSRYDALADELDAADLPLHLDGARLWNAHVATGVPMADYVRRAKAASVCLSKGLGAPVGSVLVGSAELVREARVWRKRLGAGWRQAGVLAAAGLYAVRNNVDRLAEDHAKARVIAEVLADAVPGGVKPDAVETNIVVLDLPAEGKTVPQVVAEAKEQGVLIGGVGARTLRFVTHLDVSASDSRYAAEAVARIVAMPG, from the coding sequence GTGACCAAATTGATCGACCTCCGCAGCGACACCGTCACCAAGCCGTCGCCGGGCATGCTCGAGGCGATGGGCCGGGCGGAGGTCGGCGATGACGTGTACGGCGAGGATCCGACAGTCATCGAGTTGGAGACCGAGGTGGCCGGCCTGCTCGGACACGAGGCCGGCCTGTTCACCGTGACGGGTTCCCTCGCGAACATCCTCGGCGTGCGTGCCCTCGCCCCGATCGGCAGCGAGGTGATCTGCGAGGCCCGGGCCCACATCGCCCGGGCCGAGCTCGGTGCACACGCGGCCGTCAGCGGTATCACCACCCGCACGTGGTCCGACCCGGCCGGCCTGATCAACCTCGAGCAGATCCGCGCGCTGATCGCCCCCGACCTCGGGCCGTACTTCGTCACCACCGCCGCGGTCTCTGTCGAGAACACGCACAACTTCGGCGGCGGCACGATCCAGCCCAAGAGCCGGTACGACGCACTCGCGGACGAGCTCGACGCGGCCGATCTGCCGTTGCACCTGGACGGCGCGCGCCTCTGGAACGCACACGTTGCGACCGGCGTGCCGATGGCCGACTACGTACGACGAGCCAAGGCGGCGAGCGTCTGCCTGTCGAAGGGCCTGGGCGCCCCGGTCGGCTCGGTGCTGGTCGGATCGGCCGAGCTGGTCCGCGAGGCGAGGGTTTGGCGTAAACGCCTCGGCGCGGGATGGCGCCAGGCGGGCGTGCTCGCGGCGGCCGGGCTGTACGCCGTACGGAACAACGTGGACCGGCTCGCCGAGGACCACGCGAAGGCGCGAGTGATCGCCGAGGTGCTCGCGGACGCCGTACCGGGTGGGGTGAAACCGGACGCGGTCGAGACCAACATCGTGGTGCTGGACCTCCCGGCCGAAGGCAAGACCGTGCCGCAGGTGGTTGCCGAGGCCAAGGAACAGGGTGTCCTGATCGGTGGCGTCGGGGCGCGCACGCTGCGATTCGTCACCCATCTGGATGTCTCGGCGTCCGACAGCCGGTACGCCGCCGAGGCCGTTGCCAGGATCGTGGCGATGCCGGGATAG
- a CDS encoding class II 3-deoxy-7-phosphoheptulonate synthase, with the protein MQFAMLGSGVVPGVPSLDELRALKPLQQPEWPEGDALEGVIEELRKLPPLVFAGECDDLRDKIGAVARGEAFLLQGGDCAETFDGVTAENIRAKLRVLLQMSVVLQYAASVPVVKVGRIAGQYAKPRSSNNETRDGVTLPAYRGDAVNGLEFTESSRIPDPQRLRGVYNAAAATLNLTRAFTTGGYADLHQVHAWNTDFVRSSPVGQRYEQLAGEIERALAFMRACGATSDEFRTVDFYASHEALILEYEHALTRIDSRTEQPYDVSGHMLWVGERTRQLDGAHVEFLATLRNPLGVKVGPTTEPDYIRALIDKLNPKGEEGRLTFITRMGAGKIREGLPPLLEAVRDHGSPVAWVCDPMHGNTYETPNGYKTRNFEDVVHEVEGFFDAHEQIGTWPGGLHIELTGDDVTECLGGGEDLVAADLVNRYETACDPRLNRHQSLELAFLVAERLRAARA; encoded by the coding sequence ATGCAATTTGCGATGTTGGGCTCGGGGGTTGTGCCGGGCGTTCCCAGTTTGGATGAGCTTCGGGCGCTTAAGCCGCTTCAGCAGCCGGAGTGGCCGGAGGGCGACGCGCTTGAGGGCGTCATCGAGGAGCTGCGGAAGCTGCCGCCCCTGGTATTCGCCGGCGAGTGCGACGACCTCCGCGACAAGATCGGCGCCGTCGCGCGCGGTGAGGCGTTCCTCCTCCAGGGCGGCGACTGCGCCGAGACCTTCGACGGTGTGACCGCCGAGAACATCCGCGCGAAGCTCCGGGTCCTCCTCCAGATGTCCGTCGTGCTGCAATACGCCGCGAGCGTCCCGGTCGTAAAGGTCGGCCGCATCGCCGGGCAATACGCAAAACCCCGGAGCAGCAACAACGAGACCCGGGATGGCGTGACGCTTCCGGCGTACCGCGGTGATGCCGTCAACGGCCTCGAGTTCACCGAGTCGTCCCGCATCCCGGACCCGCAGCGCTTGCGCGGCGTCTACAACGCGGCCGCCGCCACCCTCAACCTGACGCGCGCATTCACCACTGGTGGTTACGCCGACCTGCACCAGGTGCACGCCTGGAACACCGACTTCGTCCGCTCCTCGCCGGTCGGCCAGCGGTACGAGCAGCTCGCGGGTGAGATCGAGCGGGCACTCGCGTTCATGCGGGCCTGTGGCGCGACGTCGGACGAGTTCCGTACGGTCGACTTCTACGCCAGCCACGAGGCGCTCATCCTCGAGTACGAACACGCGCTGACCCGGATCGACTCGCGCACCGAGCAGCCGTACGACGTGTCCGGGCACATGCTCTGGGTGGGCGAGCGGACCCGTCAGCTCGACGGCGCGCATGTCGAGTTCCTCGCGACGCTGCGCAACCCGCTGGGCGTGAAGGTGGGCCCGACGACCGAGCCCGACTACATCCGCGCGTTGATCGACAAGCTCAACCCGAAGGGCGAGGAGGGTCGGCTGACCTTCATCACCCGGATGGGCGCGGGCAAGATCCGTGAGGGTCTGCCGCCGTTGCTGGAGGCTGTGCGCGATCACGGTTCACCGGTCGCGTGGGTGTGCGACCCGATGCACGGCAACACGTATGAGACCCCCAACGGGTACAAGACGCGCAACTTCGAAGACGTGGTCCACGAGGTTGAGGGCTTCTTCGACGCGCACGAGCAGATCGGCACCTGGCCGGGTGGTCTGCACATCGAGCTGACCGGCGACGACGTGACCGAGTGCCTCGGTGGTGGTGAGGACCTCGTCGCCGCGGACCTCGTCAACCGCTACGAGACGGCCTGCGACCCGCGGCTCAACCGGCACCAGTCGCTCGAGCTCGCCTTCCTCGTCGCCGAACGCTTGAGGGCTGCCCGCGCGTGA
- a CDS encoding lysophospholipid acyltransferase family protein, translated as MLYLFLKRFIVGPLVRLIFRPWVKGLDNIPTKGPALLVSNHLSFTDSIFLPVAVPRQIIFPAKSEYFTAPGLKGKLVATFFRSIGQIPIDRSGGRASLAALNTGLGILEKGQLFGIYPEGTRSPDGRLYKGKTGVARMAIVAGVPVIPVAMIDTEKLNPPGTVMPQWLRREPGRRFPRVLRPGVVIGKPLDFSRYEGMERDRFVLRSVTDEIMYALMDLSGQEYVDIYADKAKELLKAGESLEDHVKPRQNPDTKAS; from the coding sequence GTGCTGTATCTGTTCCTCAAGCGGTTCATCGTTGGACCGCTGGTGAGACTGATCTTCCGTCCTTGGGTCAAGGGGCTGGACAACATTCCGACCAAGGGGCCGGCGCTGCTCGTCAGCAACCACCTCTCGTTCACGGATTCGATCTTCCTGCCGGTCGCCGTACCGCGCCAGATCATCTTCCCGGCCAAGTCCGAGTACTTCACCGCGCCCGGGCTCAAAGGGAAACTGGTCGCCACCTTCTTCCGGTCCATCGGCCAGATCCCGATCGACCGCTCCGGCGGCCGAGCGTCGCTGGCCGCGCTGAACACCGGCTTGGGCATCCTGGAGAAGGGCCAGCTCTTCGGCATCTACCCGGAGGGCACTCGGTCGCCTGACGGGCGCCTATACAAGGGCAAGACGGGCGTCGCACGGATGGCGATCGTGGCGGGTGTGCCGGTCATCCCTGTCGCGATGATCGACACCGAGAAGCTCAACCCGCCTGGGACCGTTATGCCCCAGTGGCTCCGCCGCGAGCCGGGTCGGCGTTTCCCGCGCGTGCTGCGGCCGGGTGTGGTGATCGGGAAGCCGCTGGACTTCTCTCGCTATGAGGGAATGGAGCGCGATCGGTTCGTTTTGCGCTCGGTCACTGACGAGATCATGTACGCGCTGATGGACTTGTCGGGCCAGGAGTACGTCGACATCTACGCCGACAAGGCCAAAGAACTCCTCAAAGCCGGCGAATCCCTCGAAGACCACGTAAAACCCCGCCAAAACCCCGACACCAAGGCGTCTTAA